The sequence GCCGGGCGGGCTTCACGGGACCGGAGCCGAGTCCCCCCCTCACCTGAACATCGCTTTGATCACCCCCCAGCCCGCGGACCCGCAGGGCACGGCGCCGCAGACGACCGGGAACTGGACGATGTTCTCCTCGTCCGGCGTCGGGATGCCGCGGAACCAGTCCGCGGCGCTCGACACGTTGCTGTCGAGGCCGCCGGGGCAGCGGCAGATGCAGTTGCCCTGCGGGCATCCCGGCGCGAACGCGGGATCGTTGCAGACGGTCGCGGAGATGGGCACGGGGTCGGGCACGGAGCCCCAGTTCACGCCGTCAACGACGGTCCAGCAGTCGATGGCCGCCGTCGTGTCCTGCCCCGTCGCGATGAGGATCCCATCACCCGCGTTGGCGAGCGCCATGTCCGCGTTCGCGCCCGAGCAGAGCACGATGTTCGGGACGTCCGGGTTGTCGTTGCCGTCGCCCGGATGCCAGAACTCCCAGTCGGCGTTCGAGAGGTCGGGCTCGATGCCGCCCCACACGGCATCCACCGCGATGAGCACGTACTCCCCGGGCGCGATGGGCAGGTTGGTCTCACCGCGCGAGCCCGGGAACCTGAAGACCCCCTCCGGCATCCCGTCCGTCCCCTCGTCGGTGATCACCGCCCCGTCGAGGTACGCCACCCACGACCCCGCGTTGTAGAGCTCGATGTACTCGTTCAACGCGTCCGGACCCATCGGGTAGTAGAAGACCTCGTTGATCACCACGCGGTCCCACACCTCGAGGCATGGGGCCACGACCGGCGTGACCGCCAGCCACGCCGCGCACACCAGCGCTCTCATCGCCGCCTCCTCCGTGGTTGCGTGTCAGGGGATGGGGCGGCGCTGCACTGCACGATCCGGTCCCGAAGCGGCGGCGATGCCGGCGCCGGCGGGAATGCCTACGCTCCGGGCG is a genomic window of Candidatus Effluviviaceae Genus I sp. containing:
- a CDS encoding lamin tail domain-containing protein, which gives rise to MRALVCAAWLAVTPVVAPCLEVWDRVVINEVFYYPMGPDALNEYIELYNAGSWVAYLDGAVITDEGTDGMPEGVFRFPGSRGETNLPIAPGEYVLIAVDAVWGGIEPDLSNADWEFWHPGDGNDNPDVPNIVLCSGANADMALANAGDGILIATGQDTTAAIDCWTVVDGVNWGSVPDPVPISATVCNDPAFAPGCPQGNCICRCPGGLDSNVSSAADWFRGIPTPDEENIVQFPVVCGAVPCGSAGWGVIKAMFR